In Castanea sativa cultivar Marrone di Chiusa Pesio chromosome 6, ASM4071231v1, a single window of DNA contains:
- the LOC142640523 gene encoding scarecrow-like protein 14, translating to MFMDQHLRGICGSTKGLKLNDETLDGFKMDSTIVDKNCSSIPLLPSDPIPSNPNVSWDGISHEDCDFSDVVLRYINQMLMEEDMEEKACMFQEALQDTEKSLYEALGEKYPPGPDNGLPPYVGQNHEIRDEDYALNHIDYNSSTSSASGDNLVDTGWVCDLGEHKSSYIATQSTSQLSYSSSHSPGNVVDGIMDSPVSTLRVPEILYDNESIMQFKRGFEEASKFLPNGNGLIVDLESNGLSSKELKESAKHTVFKVEYKHESQHFLDGLRGRKNRHPEGVNLEGGRINKQSVVYTESTVTSEMFDRILLNFGKDESDLRQALQNGKSNNMQQNGQSKGSNSGKARGKKQGGKRDVVDLRTLLTICAQAVAANDQRTTNEVLKQIRQHSSPLGDGMQRMAHYFADGLEARIAGSGTQIYTALIGRLTSAADVLKAYHLFLAACPYKKLSNFFSNKTIMNLAEKKTRLHIVDFGILYGFQWPSLIQRLSSRPGGPPKLRITGIDLPQPGFRPAGRVEETGRRLTKYAETFNVPFEFNAIAKWWDTIQIEDLKLDSDEVLVVNVIWRLRNLLDETVMVESPRDNVLKLMRKMNPDVLIQGTVNGTFNAPFFITRFREALFHYSTVFDMLETIVPRETEERLLIEREIFGREAMNVIACEGIERIERPETFKQWQVRNLRAGFRQLPLNREIVNLAKDRVKSLYRKDFLIDEDGEWLLQGWKGRILFALSTWKPTSEAHN from the coding sequence ATGTTCATGGATCAACATTTGAGAGGAATCTGTGGTTCTACCAAAGGATTGAAATTAAATGATGAGACACTTGATGGGTTCAAAATGGATAGTACCATTGTTGATAAAAACTGTTCTAGTATTCCTCTTTTGCCATCTGATCCAATCCCCAGTAATCCGAATGTGAGCTGGGATGGAATTTCACATGAGGACTGTGATTTTAGTGATGTAGTTTTGAGATACATAAACCAGATGCTCATGGAAGAAGACATGGAAGAGAAGGCCTGCATGTTTCAGGAGGCACTTCAAGACACTGAGAAATCATTGTACGAGGCCCTAGGGGAGAAGTATCCTCCTGGTCCTGATAATGGCCTGCCACCTTATGTTGGTCAAAACCATGAAATCCGAGATGAAGATTATGCTTTGAATCACATTGATTATAATTCTAGTACTAGCAGTGCTAGTGGTGACAACTTAGTGGATACTgggtgggtttgtgatttgggtGAGCACAAATCGTCATATATTGCTACTCAGTCAACCTCTCAGTTATCCTATAGCTCATCTCACAGCCCTGGTAATGTCGTAGATGGGATTATGGATTCTCCAGTTAGCACTCTTAGAGTTCCTGAAATATTATATGATAATGAGTCTATTATGCAATTTAAAAGAGGGTTTGAGGAAGCAAGCAAGTTTCTTCCAAATGGAAATGGTTTGATAGTTGATTTGGAGAGTAATGGTTTGTCATCTAAAGAACTGAAAGAAAGTGCTAAGCATACAGTATTTAAGGTAGAATACAAGCATGAGAGTCAGCACTTCTTGGATGGGTTGAGGGGAAGGAAGAATCGTCATCCTGAGGGTGTGAACTTAGAGGGAGGGAGGATTAACAAGCAGTCAGTAGTATATACTGAATCAACTGTGACTTCAGAAATGTTTGATAGGATTTTGTTAAACTTTGGTAAAGATGAATCTGATCTTCGCCAAGCATTACAAAATGGGAAAAGCAATAATATGCAGCAGAATGGTCAATCCAAAGGTTCCAACAGTGGAAAGGCCCGTGGGAAGAAGCAGGGAGGGAAAAGGGATGTGGTGGATTTGAGAACTCTCTTGACCATTTGTGCACAGGCTGTTGCAGCCAATGACCAGAGGACCACTAATGAGGTACTGAAGCAGATCAGACAGCATTCTTCTCCTCTGGGGGATGGGATGCAGAGAATGGCCCACTATTTTGCAGATGGTCTTGAGGCACGCATTGCTGGCTCTGGTACTCAGATTTATACTGCCCTTATTGGCAGGCTAACTTCAGCTGCTGATGTCTTGAAAGCTTACCACCTGTTTCTTGCTGCATGTCCTTATAAAAAGCTCTCAAATTTCTTCTCAAATAAGACAATTATGAACTTAGCCGAGAAAAAAACAAGGCTGCACATTGTTGATTTTGGTATTCTTTATGGTTTCCAATGGCCTTCCCTCATACAACGTCTCTCTTCTAGACCTGGTGGGCCTCCTAAGCTTCGAATAACTGGCATTGATCTTCCCCAACCTGGGTTCCGACCAGCAGGAAGGGTTGAGGAGACGGGGCGCCGCTTAACAAAATATGCAGAGACTTTCAATGTTCCATTTGAGTTCAATGCGATAGCAAAATGGTGGGACACCATTCAAATAGAGGATCTCAAACTTGACAGTGATGAGGTGCTTGTTGTGAATGTCATATGGAGATTAAGAAACCTACTTGATGAGACGGTGATGGTAGAGAGTCCTAGAGATAATGTTTTGAAGCTGATGAGGAAGATGAATCCAGATGTTCTCATACAGGGTACGGTGAATGGGACCTTTAATGCACCCTTCTTTATCACAAGATTCCGAGAGGCTCTCTTCCACTACTCAACCGTGTTTGATATGCTTGAGACTATTGTGCCCCGAGAGACTGAGGAGAGGCTGCTGATTGAGAGGGAGATATTTGGGCGAGAGGCAATGAATGTCATCGCATGTGAGGGCATAGAGAGGATTGAGAGGCCAGAGACATTCAAGCAATGGCAAGTCCGGAATCTGAGGGCTGGGTTTAGGCAGCTCCCTTTGAACCGGGAGATTGTTAACTTGGCAAAGGATAGGGTAAAATCGTTGTACCGTAAGGATTTTCTAATTGATGAAGATGGTGAGTGGCTGCTGCAGGGGTGGAAGGGACGAATTCTTTTTGCACTCTCGACTTGGAAGCCTACTAGTGAGGCgcataattaa